TGGCGGCAGCGATTCAAATTATCCCGGTTCCGGTTATCGGCGGCGTGTCTCTGCTGCTGTACGGGGTGATTGGTGCGTCAGGTATTCGCGTGCTGATTGAATCGAAAGTCGATTACAACAAAACACAAAACCTGATCCTGACCGCCGTGATTCTGATCATCGGCGTCAGCGGTGCGACCGTACACATCGGCGCGGCAGAGCTGAAAGGCATGGCGCTGGCGACCATCGTGGGTGTGGCGCTGAGCCTTATCTTCAAACTGATCAGCGTCCTGCGCCCGGAAGAAGTAGTGCTGGATCCGGTTGATAGCGATAAAACAGCGTAGTGATCAACCAACCGGGCGGGACTTCCCGTCCGGTTCTCTCATTCGCGGATCTTGTGTTACACTCATCGCGTTTTTAGCAGTTCCATGTTGAGGTCATTCTGAACGCTCCGGCTCAGCTCTCTTTGCCACTCTATCTTCCCGACGACGAAACCTTTGCGAGTTTCTGGGCGGGTGATAACTCTTCTTTACTTGCCGCAGTGCAAACCATGCTGCGTCAGGATCACAGCGGATACATTTACGTCTGGTCGCGCGAAGGCGCTGGCCGCAGCCATTTGCTGCACGCAGCGTGCGCCGAGCTTTCACAGCGTGGTGACGCCGTCGGCTATGTTCCGCTGGATAAACGTACCTGGTTCGTTCCGGATGTGCTGGAAGGCATGGAACATCTGTCGCTGGTTTGCATCGATAATATCGAATGCGTGGCCGGGGATGAGACGTGGGAAATGGCGATTTTTAATCTCTACAACCGCATTCTCGAATCGGGCAAAACGCGTCTGCTGATCACCGGCGATCGTCCACCACGCCAGCTGAATGTGGCGCTGCCGGATCTCGCATCCCGCCTCGACTGGGGGCAAATCTACAAGCTGCAACCGTTGTCCGATGAGGATAAACTCCAGGCGTTACAGTTGCGTGCCAAAATGCGTGGGTTTGAGATGCCGGAAGACGTCTGCCGCTTCCTGATGAAGCGCCTCGATCGCGAAACCCGCACCCTGTTTATGACGCTTGATCAGCTCGATCGCGCGTCGATTACCGCTCAACGCAAGCTGACTATCCCGTTTGTGAAAGAGATCCTCAAGCTGTAAGCCGGATAAGCATAGCGCCATCCGGCACCATTGCCCGGCGGCGCTACGCTTGCGCGGGCCTACAAAACCACACGACATTACGCCAAATCATCCAATAAATGCTGCACCAACAACGGTATCGGTCGCCCTGACGCCACGCTTCTGCCGCCTTCACGCCACAATGCCGTGCCGCTGACATCCAGGTGCGCCCATGGAATTTCCGGTGGGCAGAAATGATGGAGCAACCACGCCGCCGATGCGCTGATCGCCGCGTTGTTGGTTGGGGTATTACACAAATCGGCAATCGCGCTTTCGGTCTGTTTTTTCATTCGCCCATCGAGCGGCAGCGACCAGACCTCGTCGCCACTTTTCTTCCCGGCCCGAACCAACTGCTCGCGCAACCTCTCGTTTTGCGTCATCAACCCGCTCAGCTCATAGCCCAGCGCTTTTACCACTGCACCCGTCAGCGTCGCCATATCGATAATGAAATGGGTCTGCGGATGACGCTGGCTCGCCCAGGCAATCGCATCGGCCAGAACCAGACGGCCTTCGGCGTCGGTGTTATTAATTTCCACCGTCATCCCGTTACAGGCGCGCGCCACGCTGCCAGGCTGCATGGCCTCCGGGCCGATGGCGTTTTCTGCCAGCGCCAGCACGCCCATCACCCGCACCGGGAGCGCCAGTTCCGCAATACTCAGCATCAGGCCGAGCACGTTTGCCGCGCCGCACATGTCGTATTTCATGGTGTACATGCCTGCGCCTGCTTTCAGCCACAGGCCGCCGGTGTCGAACGTAATGCCTTTCCCAACGTAGCTGCGAACCGGGCCATCTTTCGCCCCGTCATAATGAATAGCTAACAGGCGAGGCGGGCGCGATGAGCCTTTGCCGACGGCGTGCAGCAGGCCCAGTCCTTGCTCAACGATCGCTTTTTCATCCAGCACTTCGCAACGAAGAGTCGGGAAAAGTTTGCACAGTTTCTGCGCCTCCTCGACCACATACTGCGGCGTACAGATTTCCGAAGGAATATCCGCCAGCCGACGTGCCGCCAGCATCCCATTGGCGACCGCATGCTGCTGGCGAAATGCCGACTGCAGCGTTTCCTGCTGCGACGGTAGACAGAATCCGGTCAGGCATTTGACCCGATCGCGCGCAGTTTTGCCGCTTTTCAGGCCAAGATCGTCGAGGCTGTGATCGAGATTGAAGACCCAACGCAGCACTGGATCGCGCACGCCGCTTTCCGTCAGCAACGTGCAGTCCAGCACCACGTTTTCGCTAACGGGCTTTTTGAATAACGGACGCAACGCCACGAGCAGTTCTTCGGTCAGCGTATCCTGCCACGCGGCATCAGGAATCATTGTGATGCGGGCGAACGGCGG
This DNA window, taken from Scandinavium goeteborgense, encodes the following:
- a CDS encoding DnaA inactivator Hda → MNAPAQLSLPLYLPDDETFASFWAGDNSSLLAAVQTMLRQDHSGYIYVWSREGAGRSHLLHAACAELSQRGDAVGYVPLDKRTWFVPDVLEGMEHLSLVCIDNIECVAGDETWEMAIFNLYNRILESGKTRLLITGDRPPRQLNVALPDLASRLDWGQIYKLQPLSDEDKLQALQLRAKMRGFEMPEDVCRFLMKRLDRETRTLFMTLDQLDRASITAQRKLTIPFVKEILKL
- a CDS encoding leucyl aminopeptidase family protein, with translation MMEYRLVTDPSVLAHGSHLITSPDSPLLEAFDIPLLAEMVAQARKGQLADSQFGCPPFARITMIPDAAWQDTLTEELLVALRPLFKKPVSENVVLDCTLLTESGVRDPVLRWVFNLDHSLDDLGLKSGKTARDRVKCLTGFCLPSQQETLQSAFRQQHAVANGMLAARRLADIPSEICTPQYVVEEAQKLCKLFPTLRCEVLDEKAIVEQGLGLLHAVGKGSSRPPRLLAIHYDGAKDGPVRSYVGKGITFDTGGLWLKAGAGMYTMKYDMCGAANVLGLMLSIAELALPVRVMGVLALAENAIGPEAMQPGSVARACNGMTVEINNTDAEGRLVLADAIAWASQRHPQTHFIIDMATLTGAVVKALGYELSGLMTQNERLREQLVRAGKKSGDEVWSLPLDGRMKKQTESAIADLCNTPTNNAAISASAAWLLHHFCPPEIPWAHLDVSGTALWREGGRSVASGRPIPLLVQHLLDDLA